One region of Armigeres subalbatus isolate Guangzhou_Male chromosome 3, GZ_Asu_2, whole genome shotgun sequence genomic DNA includes:
- the LOC134227859 gene encoding uncharacterized protein LOC134227859, with translation MGQYNADELHAPNWLSDQFLIEVIRKSQNDPSLTLCHGCKLRPGTTAGDHYASVIFRTTIHYRSARYHNEQAISLIMKLTAQNEGFKKGLLEGNSLFQTETEMYTKVLPAMSKALAEIGEPIDVPKLIYASSTPHTIIILEDVSPKGWIPGRKPITSFEEVVPTINNVAKFHAASYFLNQSTMDLSKHCIEMFTKEDGGAFGVFYKVFDDFCNALQSWQECDKFSDKFKNLKGTSIKRIQQIYSANPKGVGYNVLNHADLNWKNLLHKKAMNGRVKDSMLIDYQCCHWGSPAIDVISLVDLVMDHGTKNHYRKQIVYEYHKHFVYILEKLGFLGNVPTLADLYTEMLRKGFLEVFHVAVFEQLKHIDLTETTIDELNNGHLENPASSKESYLTVVRAELPKLLHKGFLD, from the exons ATGGGTCAATACAACGCAGACGAACTTCACGCGCCAAACTGGTTAAGCGATCAGTTTCTCATTGAGGTTATCCGGAAATCACAAAACGACCCTTCTCTAACGCTTTGCCATGGGTGTAAGTTGCGCCCTGGAACAACCGCAGGTGACCATTATGCAAGCGTTATATTTCGCACGACAATTCATTATCGGTCTGCTCGGTATCATAACGAACAAGCCATCAGCCTGATTATGAAACTCACGGCACAAAACGAAGGTTTTAAAAAAGGATTGCTCGAAGGAAACAGCTTGTTTCAAACCGAAACGGAAATGTACACAAAAGTTCTACCAGCAATGTCCAAAGCTTTAGCGGAAATTGGAGAACCCATAGATGTTCCGAA GCTCATTTACGCTTCGAGTACGCCTCATACTATAATTATTCTTGAGGACGTATCACCAAAAGGTTGGATCCCTGGTCGGAAACCCATCACCAGCTTTGAAGAAGTGGTACCCACTATAAACAATGTGGCCAAGTTTCATGCTGCTTCATATTTTCTTAATCAGTCG ACTATGGATCTTTCAAAACATTGCATTGAAATGTTCACGAAAGAAgatggaggagctttcggagtgttctACAAAGTATTTGACGACTTCTGTAATGCTCTCCAGTCATGGCAAGAATGCGATAAATTTTcggataaatttaaaaatctcaaaGGCACATCGATAAAGCGAATTCAGCAAATTTACTCAGCGAATCCGAAAGGTGTGGGGTACAACGTTCTCAATCACGCAGATTTGAACTGGAAAAATTTGCTTCACAAGAAAGCAATGAACGGTCGAGTTAAAGACTCTATGCTGATCGACTACCAATGCTGCCACTGGGGATCGCCAGCCATCGACGTCATAAGTTTAGTGGACTTGGTCATGGATCATGGAACTAAGAATCACTACCGCAAGCAGATTGTCTATGAATATCATAAACACTTTGTTTATATTTTGGAGAAGCTGGGATTTTTGGGCAATGTTCCAACTTTAGCTGACTTGTATACGGAAATGCTTCGGAAAGGATTCTTGG AGGTATTTCACGTGGCTGTGTTCGAACAGTTAAAACACATTGATCTTACGGAAACAACGATTGACGAACTAAATAATGGTCATCTGGAAAATCCTGCTTCCAGCAAGGAGTCATATTTAACAGTCGTTCGTGCAGAGCTCCCAAAGTTGTTGCACAAAGGATTTCTGGATTga
- the LOC134227968 gene encoding uncharacterized protein LOC134227968, translating to MAGYDAEELNALAWLDDIFFEKALQNSENDPSIAIIEVGKLQPTGESAHFGSIMLRTTVRYRSNRLPEEQAISLIIKAKPTAEGFRKEITKDSDLFKTEIRMYSEVLPAMAKLLEDVGEHLEIPRLINISMEPTVLLVLEDLSPKGWKTGDECVQSFEEALFTVRNIAKFHATSYYLQQTNVDLTDFSLTEFVNSGPILAIYDRGFDDFFNGIKKWPGIDLYIDKLKKLKSSFEKHWRQVYAVNPATVGYNVLNHADFHWKNLMHIRNSEGRIVDSLMLDYQNCHWGSPAIDVLSMIDCIVDNGTKTAHRNEFIYEYHQHFSMILNKIGFLGKIPSLVDLQIEILRKGFIELMQSAIMEWCKHTELTEPTIDKCEAEELDVKPCYYNEKFQSLIRAELASLLHRGIMDPQ from the exons ATGGCCGGATACGATGCCGAAGAGTTAAACGCGCTCGCTTGGCTCGacgatatttttttcgaaaaagcgctacaaaattctgaaaatgatccaTCCATAGCAATAATCGAAGTCGGTAAACTACAACCTACTGGTGAAAGTGCTCACTTTGGCAGTATTATGTTACGTACAACAGTGCGGTATCGGTCAAATCGCCTACCGGAAGAGCAAGCGATTAGTCTAATAATCAAAGCCAAGCCGACAGCTGAGGGATTCAGGAAAGAAATCACGAAGGATAGTGACCTGTTCAAAACGGAAATCAGAATGTACAGTGAAGTTTTGCCAGCAATGGCAAAATTGTTAGAAGATGTTGGTGAACATCTGGAAATTCCAAG GCTAATAAATATTTCCATGGAGCCTACAGTTCTACTTGTGTTGGAGGATTTGTCACCCAAAGGATGGAAAACTGGTGACGAATGCGTTCAAAGTTTCGAAGAAGCGCTCTTCACTGTGCGAAACATAGCAAAGTTCCACGCTACGTCCTACTATCTTCAACAGACA aatgttgATCTAACAGACTTCAGTTTAACTGAATTCGTGAATAGCGGACCAATACTAGCCATTTATGACAGAGGATTCGACGACTTTTTCAATGGAATTAAAAAGTGGCCAGGAATCGACTTATACATCGACAAATTGAAGAAACTTAAAAGTTCTTTCGAGAAGCATTGGCGACAAGTCTACGCAGTAAATCCCGCAACGGTAGGGTACAATGTGCTGAACCATGCCGatttccattggaaaaattTGATGCACATAAGAAATTCAGAAGGTCGTATCGTCGATTCTTTGATGCTTGACTATCAGAACTGCCACTGGGGTTCGCCTGCTATCGACGTGTTGTCAATGATAGACTGCATCGTAGACAATGGAACAAAAACGGCGCATAGGAACGAGTTTATTTACGAGTATCATCAACACTTTTCTATGATATTAAACAAAATTGGGTTTTTGGGAAAAATTCCAAGCCTTGTCGATTTGCAAATAGAAATTCTACGAAAGGGCTTCATCG AACTAATGCAATCCGCTATTATGGAGTGGTGCAAACATACCGAGCTGACAGAACCAACCATAGATAAATGTGAAGCTGAAGAGCTTGATGTTAAACCGTGTTACTATAATGAAAAATTCCAGAGCCTCATCCGTGCTGAATTGGCATCGCTGTTGCATCGAGGAATAATGGATCCACAATAA